In the genome of Nerophis lumbriciformis linkage group LG32, RoL_Nlum_v2.1, whole genome shotgun sequence, one region contains:
- the LOC133574751 gene encoding uncharacterized protein isoform X1 produces MSSFAGSVGIFPRRCRGASQRSRDEAIKLASPLLQAGVVMAAVTPPPALPLADGDDAGVAQTSAPTATADMCHRPCPRCPCSTLLPRLLAAHRMEMRRLLRGALMSLGRRLDALERRSGRRPRKRSRPTEEGGGGGGATKYPPHGSDNTSSLCSPAPLTSSSLDPVLCWKSSQSGEEEEEEEGRDRKRRKKSHRRRGAVEEREEDAGRFVGRMVLCRPGGGAKEDVPLTLVNFNQRQEGGGQSGKAMKDVARRNGCSDTFSHNAFHFLHLSGVSSQWRFSDFTPAPSHGSNHRTPRPSSLVFASFGPAPLLHLSVVVVAAAAGVLVMGGTCWNPWRCLRDWTAPPSLSTDHCYGRPSADLSRRHTKRRVNRGAWSRLRLAPPSSAPPPADQSASSAREQREKRVSQIPIRRAPPRETHLTPMGLPKVQRVKKKDFSVEEIYTNKNYKSPSNNRSLETIFEEPREKDGALLLIGQQRRRRLLLFPDFTQPRKRKRPQGAGLPAAFTPRKRTGARRQYGAVEGADESDVDVMLVERLSALEDFLTRQGLDM; encoded by the exons ATGTCGTCGTTTGCCGGCTCAGTTGGCATCTTTCCACGACGTTGCCGCGGTGCTTCTCAAAGGAGCCGCGACGAGGCTATAAAGTTAGCTTCACCGCTGCTACAAGCCGGAG TCGTCATGGCGGCTGTGACTCCGCCCCCCGCGCTCCCATTGGCTGACGGTGATGACGCTGGAGTGGCACAAACAA GTGCGCCTACCGCCACCGCCGACATGTGCCATCGTCCTTGTCCACGCTGTCCTTGTTCCACCCTCCTGCCCCGCCTGCTCGCCGCTCACAGGATGGAGATGCGTCGCCTCCTGCGAGGAGCGCTGATGTCTTTGGGTCGGCGGTTGGACGCCCTGGAAAGGAGGAGTGGAAGGAGGCCGAGGAAGAGGAGCAGACCGACAGAAGAaggaggaggcggaggaggagCCACTAAATATCCTCCACATGGCTCAGATAACACAT CTTCCTTGTGTAGCCCCGCCCCTCTTACTTCATCGTCACTTGACCCGGTTCTCTGCTGGAAGAGCAGCCAAtcaggagaggaggaggaggaggaggaagggagGGACAGAAAGCGAAGGAAGAAGAGCCACAGAAGAAGAGGAGCGGTGGAAGAGAGAGAAGAGGATGCTGGGAGGTTCGTGGGCCGCATGGTGCTCTGCCGGCCAGGGGGCGGAGCTAAGGAGGACGTGCCGCTCACGCTTGTCAACTTTAATCAAAGACAGGAAGGCGGCGGCCAATCAGGAAAGGCTATGAAGGATGTCGCCAGGCGGAATGGTTGCAG CGACACATTTTCCCACAATGCTTTTCACTTCCTGCACTTGTCAGGCGTCTCCAGCCAATGGCGCTTCTCAGACTTCACCCCCGCCCCTTCGCACGGCTCCAATCACAGAACGCCGCGGCCGTCTTCGCTGGTCTTCGCCTCCTTTGGCCCCGCCCCCCTGCTGCATCTCTCTGTGGTGGtcgtggcggcggcggcgggggTCTTAGTGATGGGCGGCACTTGTTGGAATCCCTGGCGGTGTCTGCGAGACTGGACGGCGCCGCCCAGTCTCAGCACCGATCACTG CTACGGGCGACCTTCGGCAGATCTCAG TCGCAGGCACACCAAGCGGCGAGTTAATCGCGGCGCCTGGAGCCGCCTCCGTTTGGCCCCGCCTTCATCAGCTCCGCCCCCGGCCGACCAATCAGCATCCAGCGCTAGGGAG CAGAGAGAAAAACGAGTGTCCCAGATTCCAATCCGCCGGGCGCCGCCGCGCGAGACGCATCTCACGCCGATGGGACTGCCCAAGGTCCAGAG AGTGAAGAAGAAAGACTTCAGCGTGGAGGAGATTTACACCAACAAGAACTACAAATCTCCCAGCAACAACAG GAGCTTAGAGACCATCTTTGAGGAGCCTCGGGAGAAAGACGGAGCCCTGCTTCTGATTGGCCAGCAGAGGCGGCGCAGGCTCCTCCTCTTTCCTGACTTCACTCAACCCAGGAAGAGGAAGCGGCCCCAAG
- the LOC133574751 gene encoding uncharacterized protein isoform X2, producing the protein MSSFAGSVGIFPRRCRGASQRSRDEAIKLASPLLQAGVVMAAVTPPPALPLADGDDAGVAQTSAPTATADMCHRPCPRCPCSTLLPRLLAAHRMEMRRLLRGALMSLGRRLDALERRSGRRPRKRSRPTEEGGGGGGATKYPPHGSDNTSSLCSPAPLTSSSLDPVLCWKSSQSGEEEEEEEGRDRKRRKKSHRRRGAVEEREEDAGRFVGRMVLCRPGGGAKEDVPLTLVNFNQRQEGGGQSGKAMKDVARRNGCSDTFSHNAFHFLHLSGVSSQWRFSDFTPAPSHGSNHRTPRPSSLVFASFGPAPLLHLSVVVVAAAAGVLVMGGTCWNPWRCLRDWTAPPSLSTDHCYGRPSADLSRRHTKRRVNRGAWSRLRLAPPSSAPPPADQSASSAREREKRVSQIPIRRAPPRETHLTPMGLPKVQRVKKKDFSVEEIYTNKNYKSPSNNRSLETIFEEPREKDGALLLIGQQRRRRLLLFPDFTQPRKRKRPQGAGLPAAFTPRKRTGARRQYGAVEGADESDVDVMLVERLSALEDFLTRQGLDM; encoded by the exons ATGTCGTCGTTTGCCGGCTCAGTTGGCATCTTTCCACGACGTTGCCGCGGTGCTTCTCAAAGGAGCCGCGACGAGGCTATAAAGTTAGCTTCACCGCTGCTACAAGCCGGAG TCGTCATGGCGGCTGTGACTCCGCCCCCCGCGCTCCCATTGGCTGACGGTGATGACGCTGGAGTGGCACAAACAA GTGCGCCTACCGCCACCGCCGACATGTGCCATCGTCCTTGTCCACGCTGTCCTTGTTCCACCCTCCTGCCCCGCCTGCTCGCCGCTCACAGGATGGAGATGCGTCGCCTCCTGCGAGGAGCGCTGATGTCTTTGGGTCGGCGGTTGGACGCCCTGGAAAGGAGGAGTGGAAGGAGGCCGAGGAAGAGGAGCAGACCGACAGAAGAaggaggaggcggaggaggagCCACTAAATATCCTCCACATGGCTCAGATAACACAT CTTCCTTGTGTAGCCCCGCCCCTCTTACTTCATCGTCACTTGACCCGGTTCTCTGCTGGAAGAGCAGCCAAtcaggagaggaggaggaggaggaggaagggagGGACAGAAAGCGAAGGAAGAAGAGCCACAGAAGAAGAGGAGCGGTGGAAGAGAGAGAAGAGGATGCTGGGAGGTTCGTGGGCCGCATGGTGCTCTGCCGGCCAGGGGGCGGAGCTAAGGAGGACGTGCCGCTCACGCTTGTCAACTTTAATCAAAGACAGGAAGGCGGCGGCCAATCAGGAAAGGCTATGAAGGATGTCGCCAGGCGGAATGGTTGCAG CGACACATTTTCCCACAATGCTTTTCACTTCCTGCACTTGTCAGGCGTCTCCAGCCAATGGCGCTTCTCAGACTTCACCCCCGCCCCTTCGCACGGCTCCAATCACAGAACGCCGCGGCCGTCTTCGCTGGTCTTCGCCTCCTTTGGCCCCGCCCCCCTGCTGCATCTCTCTGTGGTGGtcgtggcggcggcggcgggggTCTTAGTGATGGGCGGCACTTGTTGGAATCCCTGGCGGTGTCTGCGAGACTGGACGGCGCCGCCCAGTCTCAGCACCGATCACTG CTACGGGCGACCTTCGGCAGATCTCAG TCGCAGGCACACCAAGCGGCGAGTTAATCGCGGCGCCTGGAGCCGCCTCCGTTTGGCCCCGCCTTCATCAGCTCCGCCCCCGGCCGACCAATCAGCATCCAGCGCTAGGGAG AGAGAAAAACGAGTGTCCCAGATTCCAATCCGCCGGGCGCCGCCGCGCGAGACGCATCTCACGCCGATGGGACTGCCCAAGGTCCAGAG AGTGAAGAAGAAAGACTTCAGCGTGGAGGAGATTTACACCAACAAGAACTACAAATCTCCCAGCAACAACAG GAGCTTAGAGACCATCTTTGAGGAGCCTCGGGAGAAAGACGGAGCCCTGCTTCTGATTGGCCAGCAGAGGCGGCGCAGGCTCCTCCTCTTTCCTGACTTCACTCAACCCAGGAAGAGGAAGCGGCCCCAAG